The Vitis vinifera cultivar Pinot Noir 40024 chromosome 1, ASM3070453v1 DNA segment atttatttaggtCTTCCTTTGAGAGCCCTTTTCAACTTGGCAGCAATGTGGGAAGCGGTAGAGGAGAGAGTTAAAAAAAGATTAGCCTTGTGGAAATAATAGTACTTATCAAAAGTGGGGAGACTCACTCTCATTAAAATCACTTTGTCTAGTCTCCTTATCCATTGCATGTCTTTATTAGTAATTTCAAGAAGGGTAAGTTTAAGGCTTGCaaagattcaaagagattttTCATGGGGTGGAGGAGCTTTAGAGAAAATACTTCACCTAGTGAACTAGGCTAAAGTGTGCTTGGACAAGAAAAGAGGGTTTGGGCATTAGGAATCTCTCTATTCTTAACATGGTGCTGTTGGGTAAGTGGGGTTGGAGATTCGCCTCGGAAAGAGACTTTTTGTGGAAGAGAGTGATTGTTGGGATGTTTGGGGaggaaggaggaggaggaggttgGAAGGTTATGGTGTTGGCTTTTGGAAAGCTATCAGAAAAAATTAGTTGGTTTTTAAAAGTAGAGTTTGCTTCATTATTTGAAATGGAAAGAGAATCAAGTTTTGGTtggataagtggtgtggtgaCACTGTGACACCTTGCTAAAAGAGTCTTTCCCCACCTTATTTGCTATTGTCAATTCAAAGGTTTTGTGGGTAGTAAATACATGGGAGGAAGATGGGGATCTTGGTTATTGAAGTTCTTGTTTCTCAAGACAGTTCCATGATTGGGAGTTAGAGATGGTGTAACCATTTTTgtagaaaattcaaaagcatTTGGATAGGAGTGATATAGAGGATAAAATGACTTGGTCAGTTTCAAGGAATGGGTGATGCACACTCCTCTGTGAAAAGAAACCTCCTAGGTTGGCATGGatcttttgtgggcaagaaaagggagaaagcttggagagctgCCCCCCTCTGCCTGATGTGgaccatttggaaagaaaggaataggagGGGCCTTCGATGATATGGAGAGGAACAATCAAGatattaaatccatttttttgtacacttttgtgaattgggctagggtgtatatagaaAAACACACTTTGTCTTTGATAGATTTCGTAGACTGGCTAGCCACCAAGTAAGCGTCAGACTTGTTTTGTCCctttgttttttgcttctttgtTTTTGGTATACTCCGTGTATACCTTTTCTCTAGCCTTTTGGCTcttaatgaattttctttacctatcaaaaaaaaaggaatggaaTGTTTTCTGTTAAAACTTTCTTACTCTTTCTTGCCTTAGGGAGTTGAAAGGCTTTCTTAGCTATAGTTGTTTGGAATTTGTGGGTCCCAATGAGAATtggtttttttgcatgggaagcttCTTGGGAAAGGATCTTGACATTAGGCCCCTTGAAAAGATGGGTATCTTGGTCATTGAAGTTCTTGTTTCTCAAGACAGTTCCATGATTGGGAGTTAGAGATGGTGTAACCATTTTTgtagaaaattcaaaagcatTTGGATAGGCATGATACAGAGGATAAAATGACTTAGTCAGTTTCAAGGAATGGAAAGTTCACTGTTAAAGCTTTCTTACTCTTTCTTGCCTTGGGGAGTTCAAAGGCTTTCCCAGCTATAGTTGTTTGGAATTTGTGGGTCCCAATGAGAATtggtttttttgcatgggaagcttCTTGGGAAAGGATCTTGACATTAGACCCCTTGAAAAGAAGGGGGGTTTCTTTAATAAATAGATGCTTTATGTGTAAAATGGAGGAAGGATTATGACCACATGCTTCTACattgtgttacaacttgatttcTGTGGCTGTTGgtttttttggttatttgggTTGCTAAGCTGGAATGGGATTCAAGTAGGAAAAAAGTGGGAAGAAAGCTTGGTTAGCTGCCCTTTTGTGCCCTTTCTAGATCATTTGgcttgaaagaaaatgaagggcTTTTGAAGATGTGGAAACCTGAGATCAATTGCTAAAATCCTCTTTTATGCTTTCCTTTTTGGATCATGTTAGAAAGAAATACtgtctttcatttattttattgattggccAGAAGCTATGTAGTTGTGGGCAGGTGGTGTTTTTCCTTTGTTTGCCAtcctttctttgttctttttgcTTGGTTCCCTTTGTATACTCTTGGTGTACATTGGCGAGCTTTAGCCTTCCCTTTTTTACCACCCTTTTCTCTATCTATAATGTTTTTCTGTgtgcttatcaaaaaaagaataaaaaaagacatGGAAGTTTTGGTACACAAGTGATGAACGAAGATAATGAATGACTTTTGTTTGGTCTTCTTCTGCATTGATGTGTTTTGTATATGTGTACATATTCTTTCCATCTATCTTCTgatgtggaaaagaaaaaaacaaaagcaatgcATGTTAAGGAAAGCAGAAAATGAttggttatcaaaaaaaaaggaaagcagAAAATGATTGTGATGTACAGAACCGAGTTACAAATTTTCTTCTGTACTTGTTTCTTTCATGCCCTGTTTCAgaccttcctttttttttttgtgtgtgtattGTGGCACATTGCCATCAGTCTCATGACCCTCATCTTCATAGCCACACTTCATCGAGTTTCAGGATTTTCAAGGTCACTCTGCCAATGATTGAAACTTTTATTTGTGTCCTTGTGCTGTCAGTTATGGCTGTTGAAGGACAGAATGAAGTTAAATGCGATTTCTAGTTCTGATTTTATATTATAACAAAGTTTAGTTCACTGTTGTTGTTCATTCTTCTGTCCAAAGCATCATTCTACCGAACTAGATGCTGAAATGCATCTGTAGTACTGCCTGTACTCCTGTTTAATTATGATTTGTTTGCTAACTTTGCATTGTTAAAATATGTATCAGGTTTATTTTCAATTGGAGAATCTGAGCCGTGCAGACCCTCCTTACAAGTCTGTTGCTGCTCTGAATTGTGTTATTTTAGGTTGTGCGAATATATGGGACCTTGACAGGGCCTACCAGACTTTTGAGGCAATTGGTTCTTCTTTTGGATTGACCCCTGATATACATTCATACAATGCTTTGATGTATGCATTTGGAAAGCTCAAGAAGGTGGGTCATCTTATGAATGAATTCTccctctttttctctccttctatGCATCTATGTATCTACTTGTACAAGCACTATTTAGATACACACATGCACTCACACAAACACACATGTCATGCACGTACATTCTTCCTTCATGTGAGTATCGAGCCATTTTGTATCTCATGTTATGCATGTGATTCTGGTTCTGTTAATAATTTACTTGGTGAAAATACCAAAAGTCTCATGACTAGATCATTGTAGCAATATTTGCTGGAGAGGCAAAACTAATTTTGGTAAATTCCCTGGAAcaaattctttttttcccttcatttccaAATTTGGGTGGGGGTTTGTTTCTGATTGTGTGAGAAGCAGACAGCAGCCATGTACTTTCAGGGCCCACATATATGCCTGAGTCACAGCCTTGTAAGCATCATGACACTCCTACAAATGCAAGAAATTAAACACGCtcataaacttttgttttatctGCTGGAGTAGTTCTAGAGTACTAAGTAGAGAGCTTTTCCTGTAACAGACATTTGAAGCTTCAAGGGTGTTTGAGCACTTAACCAGTCTGGGCATAAAACCAAATGCAATGTCATTTTCATTGCTTGTGGATGCTCATCTCATCAACCGAGATCAAAAAGCTGCTCTCTCTGTGATTGAAGAGATGGTAAAATATCCTTCCTGCTTAATCAGCTGGCTTTTGTTATCAATGTTGGATGCCATCCCTTTTACAAATGATTTATGGTAACATAACAAACTGCATGTACAGATAAATGCTGGATTTGCACCATCGAAAGAGATACTTAAAAAGGTGAGAAGACGATGCATTAGGGAAATGGACTACGAGAGTAATGACCAGGTGGAGTCCCTGGCGAGAAAGTTTAAGATCCGTATGGGCACAGAAAATCGCAGAGACATGCTGTTCAACCTTGCGTACAACACCGAGTATGCTTGATAGGTAAATTCTGACGTAGTTCATAAATCGAACAATGTAATGACTTTAATATCTTGTACGATCGTTCAGAAGAACTTGCAGTTCTGAAAACCATCCTTTTTTGCCATCTTGTTCCCAGTCTAGTACTGTTTTCCTGAGTCCATTGATTCAGTTTCATGATGTTGCAGTATTAACTCGTATTATTCTGCTCTCAGGTTTGCTTTTGCTTCTCTTCTCTTTGGATCGTGGCATTCCCATGCAACATTTGGCGATGCCAACCTTGGTTTTCCCTTGAATATTCCTCCATGTTTGTAAATTACCAGATTGTACTCAATTTTGAGTCTTAGCTGGAGGAATACTAGAGTGTAGCCTCCTAACAccttgtttttgtattctttttgCGATTTTTGAGGAAAACTAAAGGGATGACGCAATGTTAATCCAAATCAGACACTTGAATATCGCCAATAATTTTTAGGGATGTAGGGCCGCATCCATAATAATCAATATTTCCATCCTAGGGTTTTAGGTTCATTTTGATTTCTGCCCTGATGCATAATTTGTGCCTGTGCTTCTTGTTCCTTTAATAGTCAAttctttttcattcatttctaGTATACAGGACCGGTCCTGATTCATTGCTGGGTTGGGATCTGATTGCTTTCTGGGTTGGTCAAAGCAAAAATTTGAACAATCGGCATTAACTCAACTCAACTCGGAATATGATAAAAATCTgacacaagaaaaaaattatacatctGATTTCacgcaaaagaaaaaaaaaaaaaagtcctgtTTACAATGACCCcctttatttacttattttggTATTATGCAGGGCTGTGAGACGTGGGAGTAAATCCACCAGTTCTATGATGCTTAAGTTGCCGCAGCATTCTGCAACAGCAGAAGAGAGAACTTTGTGAGTCAAatgcaaaaaatggaagaaaggtACCTTAGCTTTGGAAAGAGCAAAATCTGATGATAAGCTCTAACCTGGTTTTCTTCCTCCATATTTGCCCTTATGAGGGAGTAGATGGCAACGCCAGTAATGGCTATTGCAGTACCGATCGCAGTCTGCGTCGTGATCTTATTACCTGCCagatttttcaaccacaaaagaATTCAATATAAAAGAACCTGTTTGGTAAATTTTGGATTGAAAGCAATGAGTTCATACCAAATACAATGGTAGACAACACAATGACGACCACTCGCTTCAACACACTTCCAACTGCATGTGTGAGCGGCGAAACCCGTTCCAAGGTGCTGACAGCAAGCTGTAATGGTAAAGCTCGAATGTTAAAAGAACCAGAAGTCATGGTGAAAATGAGGTCCTGATTTTCTGGATATGGTACACTAAGGTCTTCATCTATGAATAGGAGTAGTAAAATTTGATACGAGCTGTCAACATGATTCAAAGTCTATAtgtttttcaaaagtttgagtTGAACATAATTGAGTTTGGATCAATTTCATGTCTATTTATATAACATGAATTTAACTTGAATGGACCTATTTAATAATAGTATTgattaatctaattataattttaaattatttgatatatatttgacttattttaaatttacttttaaataaataagttaattgattaattataactttaagttatttgattcattttaaatttatttttaaataaatatgtcaattaaGTAATAAACGTCTGGTTGATATATTAAGTAtatagatttatataaaatctaactcaattttattattaaataacaaGACTTGATAAGTAAATGTGTTAAATTGGCTATATAATGTGTTACTGGTTTAATAATTAAGCAATATTTGGatttatgtttttaacttgATTATTATTCTTATCGGGTTTTGATTGATATATGTTACATAGAATGTTTAGGTTTCGACATTACATAAATATGACCCACCAACGTCAATTGCTACTTGGTATCTATAAAGAAGGGAAGAAAGTCACATACCTGATTGTCCAAATGGAAAAACAATCCAACCCAGAATAAATCAGACACTAATTTAGCTAGACCCACTTTAGCAATAGCGTCCCTGAACCCATGTTGCATCAGCTGAGGCCCATCAATCTGAAAGTGTTTACATCAGGAGAATCTTCAACAAACAAGAAATGTCATAACTTCACTTGGTCTATGTGATACGGAAACATACAAGTAGTGCAGGTGGGAAGCAAAACACAAGGGCGATCATTGCAGTATAAGCGCACACATTTGCACTGTCCATCCCTGTCTGTTAAAAACCGAAAAACAAGTAAGAAGCATAGCAAGAAAACATGCTAAATTGGTAAATTTTCAACCCAATCAACGTATCTTCTTGAATGATTCGACAAATGAGGACATGCATATGCGTAGGTTGTGTGCATGTGGGTTGGTCAATAGCTGTGGTACCTGGACTCTTCAACTTCATCCAATGTGCTGTTTCGACACGACTTGATAGTGTTGTAGGTGTGGgtatcattttcaaatattcctattttgctttagatactAATAAATTTTGTTCTTATCAAGGATGGTATCCGAGTACCATTCAAGATTATGTTTCAACTGTTCCTAtgtcctaagctttgaaaagtgAAGGATCAGACACCTAAACCCGACACCCTCATATCCCAAACCCATGTAACATAGGTTAACAGTGTGGATGGAGATGACCACACGCAAATCATCAATTCCATTCTACAATTTCAAAGAGGCCCATATAAAAGGTTTTTCCATGGGATGGGCTGTAAAATGAGTTGGGCTACAAGGGCAAAAGGGCTATGAAGTCCTGGTTTTCTTGGATACTTCAAGATTCATTTCTGTTGGAATCTTATTAGACGGTTCAACTCAAACCCAGTAGTCTCCTGAGGATGCATTCTGAGCTTTAGAAAGCATTTCATCACTGCATCAAAATTAGACACATGGATGAgcaaaaacaaaggaaatttCACAATTTCACGGTTCAACTCCCCACCTTCTATAGAAACACTCTCACAACCTATAAAATGGAAATAGAACATCGAAGACACAGAAAGAAGACAGTGCCTTAAAGATCTTACCATTGCTTTCTTTAAATATAAACTTCTGTAGgtaaaagcaaaatttgcaaCCATTGCACTGATGAAACCAGTCCAGTTGAAAGAAAGTTCAGTGAGTGATGCCATTGATACACCTAAACGAAAAGTTAAGAAGCAATTCAGTGATTTCGGAGTCTAGAGGCATAATTATATGGAACATGCTGACACAAATGAACTTAACAGACCTGCCATGTCGAAGTATTTATTCAGATACTTAAAACGAACAAATAAACATCAAGACATATGAGCATATCTTTTATCTCTATATAAATGATTCTCCTTTCTTGCCCTTCTAGCAACAACATCACCATTATGTCTTAGATAATTTGTCCAACATGGTAGGTCTGAGGACATCCAATGTTCATTTTAGACTAACGAGAACTGAAGAAAGTAAAAGGAAGAAGAATAGAATCCATAGAGATACCAAAAACAACAGGGGCCAATGACAGCCAGAGGGGGAAGGGAATCTGGTGGCCTAAAACAAATTGAGAAGCCGCAGCATTGAAGAATGGCTCGAGGGCTGCAGAATAAACATCGAAATAATTAGTTAGAAGCAAGAAACTATCATAATCTCAATTGTTTCCCAACTTAATTGAACCGCTAAGCTACATAACAGAATTCCCAAGCCTTATCACCATATTGAACATGGTGAAGTAAAAGCTTGTCAATCAATTGAAGTACCTAGTTCTAAATGAACATTAGTACGTTCACCACTCTCAGTCATGACCATTTCTACATGGTGAATGTGGGACTGACAGCAAATGATTCAAACAGGTTGGTTGATATCAGCCTCAGCTCTAGAACACCCTAGGCTGATACAAGACGCTCAGAACCAGACAGCAGATTTCAAGGTTGCAGATACTGAGTAGGCAATTAGCACAAAAATTGGGCTTGACGGTCTTTatgaaatcattcaaaaaaacaTACCCAAAAACAGATGTGAAATGCTAGCACATTTTCATAACTATCAACATAATATTGATACAATGAGCTTCAGGTATTGAGGCATTTCTGCATATTTCTTAACCTTTGATAGTGTGTGTGAATGACACAGCCACAGATGCAAATGATACATTAGTCATAACATGTCCAAGGGCATGGCAGAAGGCAACAGGAGTGAGGAGCAGCAGGAACTCCTTATCGATCGGCTGGTTTCATAAAAACACAGTTAAttcaattaaaatcataaatgtaCCTTAAGGATAATAGCAATGAACATGAAAATAGGGACTTACAGCACGTTTTGGTAAGCCAAGAGACCAACAGACAAGACAGTAGATCACACCCACCAGGAGATGGATAAAAGCAACAAAGCTGCAAAATGGGAAAAAGCTCTTCTAATTGTGAGATGGGGATTATAGATTCAACCTGTATATTATAAAGCAATTTAACTAGTTGCAGATGGAAATCATAAAGGCTTGAAAGGACAAAATTTAGCAGAGACATACTAACCGTGGGTACGGGAAATAATTATAAACCTTCTTGTTGAGTATGTTGAAGACGATATTCGAAAAATACCTGCATAGATAACATTAACTGATTGGGGAATCATAGCTTGTATTCAGTAGTCCAGTTAGCAACAATTTCCTAAAACCCTCAGTGTGAATGAAACATATGTAAAAACCCGCCGCTTTGGGTCAAAGCTCACAAGCTTAAAACAGCATTCACGTGGTTAAAAGAGTCTATCACTTGAATAGTATTAGAAACCTCTGTCCCTAATTGACATAAGAATGAATGGATACAAATGATATCAGAATCAAGCCGTAGCTTAATGTGGGAGCTTGAGTGATTGCTCTAACCGCCCTGTAATCCCATGGACGCTGACACTATATTCTTAGTGGACTTCTCTTGACTATTCAGATCTACCACCAACTGGGGGACATTCATTGGTTGTGATAGGCACACATTCTTTTGAAAAGGCACAGATCTGAAGCTGAAGATTAAAGGAGTTTCCATGGGTTAATGGAAGTATATTTCCAACTTCCAATTAGACAAGTGGTTCCAGAAAGCACTTTTATCCCTATGAGCTGTCAAACAAAACGGTGTCCAGTTATATGCAGATAAGCCTACCATGTCATGAAAAAGGATCCGGTGACCAGCGCCGGGAATCTCTCCGACAAGCTCTTGGCAGGCTCTACAACTCTGCAATTACAAATCTGAGTATCAATTTATAACAATAGCAATGGGCAATATGCTAAATTTGGTAGAAGGGAAAATGTGGGAAAGTCAAGGAATTTGTAATTATCTTCATAACACTCCACCACCAGTCTACCCACCAACCGAAGCATAATGCTTCAGTTTACAtggctttttttcttttcctccattttccaTCCAACCAAACAACATAAAAAGACAAATGAGGGTGTGACGAAGCCCAACCCATCCGCATCTGCAGCTGCAGCTGCTGGAACCCCGAGTTCTCCCCCCTTGCTGCCTCGCCTCCTCAACATCTCATTCCAACCGCCAAATCTCAAGCACCTGCCGGAAAAATCAATCGGATCCGGAGACGCCCGAATCTCCGGCAACGGCGAAAAGGGTCTCTGAGAAACAACTGTTCTGATCCTGAGTAGTCCATAGTTTCCTGAAATTCCCCTCGGAGACAAGGGCAGAGAAGACAAAAGCCGAGAGCAAGAAGCTGAAGCAGCCGTCAAAGCCATCAGAAACAAACCACAATGCAGGACTCTAAATCTACATGAGGAGCAACCAACTGAAACGGGAACTGGATTTTGGTGAGCCGAAGAAGATGGAAGTCATTGATGAAGTTGGAATGGAGGAGTGAAGAAAGCAGGGGAGAAAATtgtgaaaaacaagaaaaacaagctCCTCCATTAAGTAATGTTGGTGATGAGGAATTGAGAGTGAAACTCActataataacaataatgtgGCTATCAGCCTATCAcatggaggagagagagagaaaggaagagagagaggaggTTTGTCTGGTTTGCCTCGTCCTATCATGGCCGTAGCGTCCCTACCAACCCAAAAGTCGGTTggtataaatgaaaaaaaaacagtaattttaataaataaaaaaataatgcgTACGCATATGACatatctactatttttttttttatattttctaatagCCATGATTGCTTATTTGCTTAAAAAAGTAATTGAAGTCCCCATTCAAATGGAAGTCCCCACAACATGATGCCttccatgaaaataaaataaaggaagtTGATAAAGTGATGTTCTTATTTTGATAAGAGTAGGTTTTCATTccattaataatgattttttttaaaa contains these protein-coding regions:
- the LOC100264496 gene encoding triose phosphate/phosphate translocator, chloroplastic yields the protein MALTAASASCSRLLSSLPLSPRGISGNYGLLRIRTVVSQRPFSPLPEIRASPDPIDFSGRCLRFGGWNEMLRRRGSKGGELGVPAAAAADADGVVEPAKSLSERFPALVTGSFFMTWYFSNIVFNILNKKVYNYFPYPRFVAFIHLLVGVIYCLVCWSLGLPKRAPIDKEFLLLLTPVAFCHALGHVMTNVSFASVAVSFTHTIKALEPFFNAAASQFVLGHQIPFPLWLSLAPVVFGVSMASLTELSFNWTGFISAMVANFAFTYRSLYLKKAMTGMDSANVCAYTAMIALVFCFPPALLIDGPQLMQHGFRDAIAKVGLAKLVSDLFWVGLFFHLDNQLAVSTLERVSPLTHAVGSVLKRVVVIVLSTIVFGNKITTQTAIGTAIAITGVAIYSLIRANMEEENQNAAAT